Proteins from a single region of Geothrix sp. PMB-07:
- the tatA gene encoding twin-arginine translocase TatA/TatE family subunit, translating to MGNLGMMEILLIGIALLIFFGPSRLPELGKSLGKGIQEFKKASRELTDSVKEEVTSDKDKK from the coding sequence ATGGGCAATCTGGGAATGATGGAAATCCTGCTGATCGGCATCGCGTTGCTGATCTTCTTCGGCCCCAGCCGCCTGCCTGAGCTGGGAAAGAGCCTGGGCAAGGGCATCCAGGAATTCAAGAAGGCCAGCCGCGAGCTGACGGATTCCGTGAAGGAAGAAGTCACTTCCGACAAGGACAAGAAGTAG
- a CDS encoding glycosyltransferase, with product MSTPIPTFQDALVLTGGGTGGHYFPAVALAEGARARWPDRPIAFIGARRGIEARELPASEWPHLLLEVEGLVGRSPLRVSRAAWKLWRAVTGLKGLWRKERPRAVIGTGGYGAAPALLVARSLGIPFFLHESNAAPGALIKLVAPKAQRVWCGMEAVQPLLPGADCRLVGTPVREAFLRAFQPVNGLQAPFRLLVLGGSGGARALNEALLEIAPALLEAQPHWEILHQTGPAEGERLKDRMRHPRHAVVPFLPRMDEVMEATSLVVSRAGASTCAELKAAGRGSLLVPLPTSANDHQRMNALAMAKEGRAVLIEQGPDFTTRLAAALRPLLADSSARQSLSMVPERNRAVELCLDDLARYLG from the coding sequence ATGTCCACTCCCATCCCGACCTTCCAGGATGCGCTGGTGCTTACCGGTGGCGGTACCGGGGGCCACTACTTCCCCGCGGTGGCCTTGGCCGAGGGGGCCCGGGCTCGGTGGCCCGACCGGCCCATCGCCTTTATCGGGGCCCGGCGCGGCATTGAGGCCCGGGAGCTGCCCGCCAGTGAATGGCCCCACCTTCTGTTGGAAGTGGAAGGGCTGGTGGGCCGTTCGCCGCTTCGCGTGTCCCGGGCCGCCTGGAAACTCTGGCGCGCTGTGACAGGGCTGAAGGGCCTGTGGCGCAAGGAACGCCCCCGAGCTGTCATCGGCACGGGCGGCTACGGCGCCGCTCCGGCCCTGCTGGTGGCGAGGTCCCTGGGCATCCCCTTCTTCCTTCATGAGAGCAACGCGGCGCCCGGCGCCCTGATCAAACTCGTGGCCCCCAAGGCGCAACGGGTCTGGTGCGGCATGGAGGCGGTGCAGCCTTTGCTTCCCGGCGCGGACTGCCGCCTGGTGGGCACGCCTGTGCGCGAAGCCTTTCTGCGGGCGTTCCAGCCGGTCAACGGCCTTCAGGCCCCTTTCCGGCTGCTGGTGCTCGGAGGCAGCGGGGGCGCTCGCGCGCTCAACGAGGCCCTGTTGGAGATCGCACCAGCGTTGCTGGAAGCCCAGCCCCACTGGGAGATCCTTCACCAGACCGGGCCCGCAGAGGGGGAACGCCTCAAGGACCGGATGCGCCATCCCCGGCACGCGGTGGTGCCGTTCCTCCCACGCATGGACGAGGTCATGGAAGCCACGAGTCTCGTGGTAAGCCGGGCGGGGGCCAGCACCTGTGCGGAGTTGAAGGCCGCCGGGCGGGGCAGCCTGCTGGTGCCCCTGCCCACCAGCGCCAATGATCATCAACGCATGAATGCCTTGGCCATGGCCAAGGAGGGCAGGGCGGTCCTCATCGAGCAGGGGCCGGACTTCACCACTCGCCTGGCAGCGGCGCTCCGACCTCTGCTGGCGGATTCTTCGGCGCGACAGTCACTGTCCATGGTTCCCGAACGAAACCGGGCCGTGGAGCTCTGTCTGGATGATCTGGCGCGCTACTTGGGCTGA
- a CDS encoding UDP-glucose/GDP-mannose dehydrogenase family protein, with protein MQVLVIGSGYVGLVAAACFAEAGHHILGVDVDAAKVATLSQGQSPIFEPGLDDLLAKHLASGALRFTTDLKAGIAAADAAFICVGTPQSEDGSADMKYVLAVAGQLGEAMALRAKDAKPLIVVDKSTVPVGTAARVHAEIAANTDRAFEVVSNPEFLREGSALLDFLEPDRVVVGCRSDHAETVMKALYQPFLDRSGGKWFRMDPPSAELTKYAANAMLALRISFINEIANLAEAVGADVDHVKTAIGADHRIGPAFLNPGPGFGGSCFPKDLQALLKVGREQGQPLMTLAATVEANRHQKQVLLRKVKAHFGVKSGVPAPLKGRRFALWGLAFKANTDDIRESMALELIEGLVNLGAEVVAHDFAAMDAVKARIGDKVRYAETPLAACEGADALLIATEWSQYREADLEAVAKALKARRMFDGRNLFRPETMEAKGWTYHSLGRRAVEGNL; from the coding sequence ATGCAGGTGCTGGTCATCGGTTCGGGATATGTGGGTTTGGTTGCGGCTGCCTGTTTCGCGGAGGCGGGCCACCACATCCTGGGTGTGGATGTGGACGCGGCCAAGGTGGCCACCCTGAGTCAGGGCCAGTCGCCCATCTTTGAACCGGGCCTGGATGATCTGCTTGCCAAGCACCTGGCCTCCGGCGCCCTGCGCTTCACCACGGATCTCAAGGCCGGCATCGCCGCCGCGGACGCGGCCTTCATCTGCGTGGGCACACCCCAGAGCGAGGACGGCAGCGCCGACATGAAGTACGTGCTGGCGGTGGCCGGTCAGCTGGGCGAGGCCATGGCCCTGCGCGCCAAGGACGCCAAGCCACTGATCGTCGTCGACAAGAGCACCGTGCCCGTGGGCACCGCGGCGCGGGTGCATGCGGAGATCGCAGCCAATACGGACCGCGCCTTCGAGGTGGTGAGCAATCCCGAATTCCTGCGGGAAGGCTCGGCTCTGTTGGATTTCCTGGAACCGGATCGGGTGGTGGTGGGCTGCCGATCCGACCACGCAGAAACGGTCATGAAGGCCCTGTACCAGCCTTTCCTGGATCGCAGCGGCGGCAAGTGGTTCCGCATGGATCCTCCCAGTGCCGAACTCACCAAGTACGCCGCCAACGCGATGTTGGCCCTGCGCATCAGCTTCATCAACGAGATCGCCAACTTGGCTGAAGCCGTGGGCGCGGATGTGGATCATGTGAAGACCGCCATCGGCGCGGACCACCGCATCGGCCCCGCCTTCCTCAATCCCGGCCCCGGCTTCGGCGGCTCCTGCTTCCCCAAGGACCTGCAGGCCCTCCTCAAGGTGGGACGTGAGCAGGGCCAGCCCTTGATGACGCTGGCCGCCACCGTGGAAGCCAACCGCCACCAGAAGCAGGTCCTGCTGCGCAAGGTGAAGGCGCATTTCGGCGTGAAGTCCGGGGTGCCCGCCCCCCTGAAGGGACGGCGCTTCGCCCTCTGGGGCCTGGCCTTCAAGGCCAACACCGATGACATCCGCGAAAGCATGGCCCTGGAACTCATCGAAGGCCTGGTGAATCTGGGGGCCGAAGTGGTGGCCCATGACTTCGCGGCCATGGACGCTGTGAAGGCGCGGATCGGCGACAAGGTGCGCTACGCGGAAACCCCCCTGGCCGCCTGCGAAGGCGCCGATGCCCTGCTCATCGCCACAGAATGGTCACAGTACCGCGAAGCCGATCTCGAAGCCGTGGCCAAGGCCCTCAAGGCCCGCCGCATGTTCGATGGCCGCAACCTCTTCCGCCCTGAAACCATGGAGGCCAAGGGCTGGACTTACCACTCCCTGGGCCGCCGGGCCGTGGAAGGAAATCTGTAA
- a CDS encoding GAF domain-containing protein translates to MSEGILLAKVARGTLLPEAQRVARLREALPQIEAALAGETDEVAIQATLACLLWETLPQTNWCGFYRRIEAELLAVGPYQGGMGCLRIPFQRGVCGACARTETTQLVPDVHAFPGHIACDDATRSELVIPVRAGGRLIAVLDLDCPHPDGFSAAEARILEGLLARTFDQGPTG, encoded by the coding sequence ATGAGTGAGGGCATCCTGCTGGCGAAGGTGGCGCGGGGCACGCTGCTGCCGGAGGCCCAGCGTGTGGCGCGGCTGCGGGAGGCCCTGCCGCAGATCGAGGCCGCCCTGGCGGGGGAGACCGACGAGGTGGCCATCCAGGCCACGCTGGCCTGCCTGCTGTGGGAAACGCTACCCCAAACCAATTGGTGCGGCTTCTACCGCCGCATCGAGGCAGAGCTGTTGGCGGTGGGCCCCTACCAGGGCGGCATGGGTTGCCTGCGGATCCCTTTTCAGCGGGGTGTCTGCGGCGCCTGCGCCCGCACGGAAACCACCCAGCTGGTGCCTGATGTCCATGCGTTTCCGGGCCACATCGCCTGTGACGACGCCACCCGCAGCGAGCTGGTGATTCCTGTTCGGGCCGGTGGTCGCCTCATCGCAGTGCTGGATCTGGATTGCCCCCATCCCGACGGCTTTTCCGCCGCCGAGGCCCGGATTCTCGAAGGCCTTCTGGCGCGCACCTTTGACCAAGGTCCCACGGGCTGA
- a CDS encoding electron transfer flavoprotein subunit beta/FixA family protein yields MKILVALKQVPDTETKIKVAADGRSLDPADVKWITSPYDEYALEEAIRLKEAKGAEVVALSVGGDAAKDVLKNALALGADTAVLLKGDGQGDAYAVAQMIAAYAKDKGFDLILCGNKGLGGDNAAMGPMLAELLGVAQANVIVKLELGEGTFKAEREIEGGSEIVEGALPAVITAQKGLNEPRYASLKGIMAAKKKTIEELDAAPASPGAFVSTLALPPERPAGRKLEGDAAAQAQALLQALKDEAKVF; encoded by the coding sequence ATGAAGATCCTCGTCGCCCTCAAACAGGTTCCCGACACCGAAACGAAAATCAAAGTCGCCGCCGATGGCCGGTCCTTGGATCCCGCCGACGTGAAGTGGATCACCAGCCCCTACGACGAGTACGCGCTGGAAGAGGCCATCCGCCTCAAGGAGGCCAAGGGCGCCGAAGTGGTGGCCCTGTCCGTGGGTGGCGATGCCGCCAAGGACGTGCTGAAGAACGCCCTCGCCCTGGGCGCCGACACGGCCGTGTTGCTGAAGGGTGATGGCCAGGGTGATGCCTACGCCGTGGCCCAGATGATCGCCGCCTATGCCAAGGACAAGGGCTTCGACCTCATCCTCTGCGGCAACAAGGGGCTGGGTGGCGACAACGCAGCCATGGGCCCCATGCTGGCGGAATTGCTGGGCGTGGCCCAGGCCAATGTCATCGTGAAGCTCGAACTGGGTGAAGGCACCTTCAAGGCCGAGCGCGAAATCGAAGGCGGCTCCGAAATCGTGGAAGGGGCCCTGCCTGCTGTGATCACCGCGCAGAAGGGCCTCAACGAGCCCCGCTACGCCAGCCTCAAGGGCATCATGGCCGCCAAGAAGAAGACCATCGAAGAGCTGGATGCGGCTCCCGCCAGCCCCGGAGCCTTCGTCAGCACACTGGCCCTGCCCCCGGAGCGGCCCGCGGGTCGCAAGCTGGAAGGGGATGCGGCCGCCCAGGCGCAGGCCCTGCTGCAGGCGCTCAAGGATGAAGCCAAGGTCTTCTAG
- a CDS encoding electron transfer flavoprotein subunit alpha/FixB family protein — protein sequence MILVFCELKDGQIRKPSAEALSEGRRLADAAGKQLGALFVGASNAGSADAAKYGADVILSAEGATLTSYSSDAFATVIADAVKAKGATVLLAAATAVGKDVAPRAAARLGAGYASDVTGLSMVDGKLQAVRPVYAGKAFATTSFSSAVQVATTRPNVFPAAEKAGAGPMESIAAPAGDFKSVVKEILAKASGKVDLSEANVIVSGGRGMKDGANFKILEELADAIGGVVGASRAAVDAGWGLPHSMQVGQTGKVVSPTLYIACGISGAIQHIAGMSGSKFIVAINKDPEAPIFKLASYGIVGDLFEVVPELTKAAKALGIGSN from the coding sequence ATGATTCTCGTGTTCTGTGAACTGAAGGATGGCCAGATCCGCAAGCCCAGCGCCGAAGCCCTGAGCGAGGGCCGCCGCCTGGCGGACGCCGCGGGCAAGCAGCTCGGCGCCCTCTTCGTGGGCGCCTCCAATGCCGGCTCCGCCGACGCCGCCAAGTATGGCGCCGATGTGATCCTCAGCGCCGAGGGCGCCACGCTGACCTCCTACTCCAGCGATGCCTTCGCCACCGTCATCGCCGATGCGGTGAAGGCCAAGGGCGCCACGGTGCTCCTGGCCGCCGCCACCGCCGTGGGCAAGGATGTGGCGCCCCGCGCCGCCGCCCGCCTGGGCGCTGGCTATGCCTCTGATGTCACCGGCCTGTCCATGGTCGATGGTAAGCTCCAGGCCGTGCGGCCCGTCTACGCGGGCAAGGCCTTCGCCACCACCAGCTTCTCTAGCGCGGTGCAGGTGGCCACCACCCGGCCCAACGTGTTCCCCGCCGCTGAAAAGGCCGGAGCAGGCCCGATGGAATCCATCGCCGCCCCCGCCGGGGACTTCAAGTCCGTGGTGAAGGAGATCCTCGCCAAAGCCAGCGGCAAGGTGGATCTCAGCGAAGCCAACGTCATCGTCAGCGGTGGCCGCGGCATGAAGGACGGTGCCAACTTCAAGATCCTCGAAGAGCTGGCGGATGCCATCGGCGGCGTCGTCGGCGCCTCCCGCGCGGCCGTGGACGCGGGCTGGGGCCTGCCCCACAGCATGCAGGTGGGCCAGACGGGCAAGGTGGTCAGCCCCACCCTCTACATCGCCTGCGGCATCAGCGGCGCCATTCAGCACATCGCCGGCATGAGCGGCTCGAAATTCATCGTGGCCATCAACAAAGATCCCGAAGCCCCCATCTTCAAGCTGGCCAGCTACGGAATCGTCGGTGACCTCTTTGAAGTTGTTCCCGAACTCACCAAGGCCGCCAAGGCATTGGGCATCGGTTCCAATTAA
- the tatC gene encoding twin-arginine translocase subunit TatC → MALPETPPNKMSFWEHLQELRVRIVRSLLSVAVVFAVTYAYRFKLWAWAQKPFLEAMARQTGKPMANLEAFAFTDLTEPFFSMMRLSLWAAAFLAAPLLFYQLWAFIRPGLMPKERRLVIPFVVVTSGCFLAGATFAYFQAFKFLGDILFQEAASAGLRANLHASDYLDLFISTTLITGVMFELPVLFFFLARFRLVTAKMMLKYWRHATIVILIFSAFFTPGDVVVTTIFFSVVLLGLYFISVIVAWLAEPRQPK, encoded by the coding sequence ATGGCGCTTCCTGAAACCCCGCCTAACAAGATGAGCTTCTGGGAGCACCTGCAGGAGCTGCGGGTGCGGATTGTGCGTTCGCTGCTGTCCGTGGCGGTGGTTTTCGCCGTCACTTACGCCTACAGGTTCAAACTCTGGGCCTGGGCCCAGAAGCCCTTCCTGGAGGCCATGGCGCGTCAGACCGGCAAGCCCATGGCCAATCTGGAGGCCTTCGCCTTCACGGATCTCACCGAACCCTTCTTCAGCATGATGCGGTTGTCGCTGTGGGCTGCGGCCTTCCTGGCGGCCCCCCTGCTCTTCTACCAGCTCTGGGCCTTCATCCGGCCGGGCCTCATGCCCAAGGAACGGCGCCTCGTCATCCCCTTCGTGGTGGTGACCTCCGGCTGCTTCCTGGCCGGCGCCACCTTCGCCTATTTCCAGGCCTTCAAGTTCCTGGGCGACATCCTCTTCCAAGAAGCGGCCTCGGCTGGCCTGCGAGCCAACCTGCACGCCTCGGATTACCTCGACCTTTTCATCTCCACCACCCTCATCACCGGCGTGATGTTCGAGCTGCCGGTGTTGTTCTTCTTCCTGGCGCGGTTCCGCCTTGTCACAGCGAAGATGATGCTGAAGTACTGGCGCCACGCCACCATCGTCATCCTCATCTTCAGCGCCTTCTTCACACCGGGCGACGTGGTGGTGACCACCATTTTCTTCAGCGTCGTGCTGCTGGGCCTCTACTTCATTTCCGTCATCGTGGCCTGGCTGGCCGAGCCCCGTCAGCCCAAGTAG
- a CDS encoding ABC transporter substrate-binding protein — MFRQTVYGSLCGSLLLAALGLQAGDTVKIAITGPFTGGSAPMGGSARDGAKLAIAEINAAGGIQVGGRKLKIEAIERDDEAKNERGALIAQELAAMGDLAGVIGTVNTGVCIAGDKHLQEKGITKIICPAAGSASMTQWSKAGVKENSIFRFAAHDGIQAAMVVEEAINRKFTKVAVVFDSTNYGVSGRDDMLEQIKKQGNKLEVVAQEKFNIGDKDMTAQLLRAKSAGAQAILIWGIGPELAAISNGMAKIGMKAPLIGGWTLSMSNYIDNAGKNGNGTLMPQTFIEEPITPKAKAFIDGYHKTFKVGRIPSPVAAAQGYDAVYLLAAAVKQAGSTDTHKVKEALEDLKEPVQGVIATWNHPYTKWDPADVTTHEAFRREQVVMGMVQDGHVVFGNDSDRERLRKSATTATPAKAAKTKKK, encoded by the coding sequence ATGTTCAGGCAGACTGTCTACGGATCACTCTGCGGATCGCTGTTGCTTGCGGCCCTGGGCCTCCAGGCCGGCGACACCGTCAAGATCGCCATCACGGGCCCCTTCACGGGCGGCTCCGCGCCCATGGGCGGTTCCGCGCGGGATGGCGCCAAGCTGGCCATCGCCGAGATCAACGCCGCCGGGGGCATCCAGGTGGGCGGCCGGAAACTGAAGATCGAAGCCATCGAGCGCGATGACGAAGCCAAGAACGAGCGCGGCGCCCTCATCGCCCAGGAACTGGCCGCCATGGGCGACCTGGCGGGCGTCATCGGCACCGTGAACACCGGTGTCTGCATCGCCGGGGACAAGCACCTGCAGGAGAAGGGCATCACCAAGATCATCTGCCCGGCGGCGGGCTCCGCCTCCATGACCCAGTGGAGCAAGGCGGGCGTGAAGGAGAATTCCATCTTCCGCTTCGCCGCCCACGACGGCATTCAGGCGGCCATGGTGGTGGAGGAGGCCATCAACCGGAAGTTCACCAAAGTGGCCGTGGTGTTCGATTCCACCAACTACGGTGTCTCGGGCCGCGATGACATGCTGGAACAGATCAAGAAGCAGGGGAACAAGCTGGAGGTGGTGGCCCAGGAGAAGTTCAACATCGGCGACAAGGACATGACCGCGCAGCTGCTGCGGGCCAAGTCCGCGGGCGCCCAGGCCATCCTCATCTGGGGCATCGGCCCCGAGCTGGCGGCCATCTCCAACGGCATGGCCAAGATCGGCATGAAGGCCCCGCTCATCGGCGGCTGGACGCTGTCCATGTCGAACTACATCGACAACGCGGGCAAGAACGGCAACGGCACCCTCATGCCTCAGACCTTCATCGAAGAACCCATCACCCCCAAGGCCAAGGCCTTCATCGACGGCTACCACAAGACCTTCAAGGTGGGCCGCATTCCCTCCCCCGTGGCCGCCGCCCAGGGCTACGACGCCGTCTACCTTCTGGCCGCCGCCGTAAAGCAGGCGGGCAGCACCGACACCCATAAGGTGAAGGAGGCTCTTGAGGATCTGAAAGAGCCCGTGCAGGGCGTCATCGCCACTTGGAACCACCCCTACACCAAGTGGGATCCCGCGGACGTGACCACTCACGAGGCCTTCCGCCGCGAGCAGGTGGTCATGGGCATGGTGCAGGATGGCCACGTGGTCTTCGGCAACGACTCCGACCGGGAGCGGTTGCGCAAGTCGGCCACAACCGCCACGCCTGCCAAGGCCGCCAAGACCAAGAAGAAATAG
- a CDS encoding cyclic nucleotide-binding domain-containing protein yields MAEPSFIDQSKLRFREGEIIFRKGEMAQQMYIILQGKVRLYVSEEAKGDWAEELAKGDFFGEGSLLEALPRQHTALALEDSDLIAINRGTFLRMIRQNPEVSVKMMQRLAQRHREVGERLETMDASRPAKTPTAPVANLVSVLSGKPHPILSHGSLIGRFDPTTGVHPDIDLTDEDHNLSVSRRHARILCEHGRYFLLEEPGVANGTFVRGERILPGEPRELKHGDRVGFGMVVLFFEKT; encoded by the coding sequence ATGGCTGAACCCAGCTTCATCGACCAAAGCAAGCTGCGCTTCCGCGAGGGCGAGATCATCTTCCGCAAAGGGGAGATGGCCCAGCAGATGTACATCATCCTGCAGGGCAAGGTGCGCTTGTACGTCTCCGAGGAAGCCAAGGGCGATTGGGCCGAGGAATTGGCCAAGGGTGATTTCTTCGGCGAGGGCAGCCTGCTGGAGGCCCTGCCTCGGCAACATACGGCCCTGGCCCTGGAGGACTCCGACCTCATCGCCATCAACCGGGGCACCTTCCTGCGCATGATTCGCCAGAACCCGGAAGTCTCCGTGAAGATGATGCAGCGCTTGGCCCAGCGGCACCGCGAAGTGGGCGAGCGCCTGGAAACCATGGACGCTTCGCGTCCTGCCAAAACGCCTACGGCGCCTGTGGCGAACCTGGTGTCTGTGCTCAGCGGCAAGCCTCATCCCATCCTGTCGCACGGGTCGCTCATTGGCCGTTTCGATCCCACCACCGGCGTCCATCCGGACATCGATCTGACGGATGAGGATCACAACCTGAGCGTGTCGCGCCGTCACGCCCGCATTCTGTGCGAACACGGTCGCTACTTCCTGCTGGAAGAACCGGGCGTGGCCAACGGCACCTTTGTGCGCGGCGAGCGCATTCTCCCCGGTGAGCCGCGGGAACTGAAGCACGGCGACCGCGTTGGCTTCGGCATGGTGGTGCTGTTCTTCGAAAAGACTTAG
- a CDS encoding DUF1569 domain-containing protein: MPSIFVPSDRDALALRVAALEPDSPRRWGRMNVAQMLAHCAFGVEDACGARPVKQVFLGKLVTPFLRKLVFGPKPFRRNSPTDPQYVMAPTEDFDSARARLASAIDRLVQRGSGKTEGLVHPFFGRLTGEQWGVLIYKHLDHHLRQFGV; this comes from the coding sequence ATGCCCTCCATTTTCGTCCCATCCGATCGGGATGCCCTCGCCCTGCGGGTGGCGGCTCTGGAACCGGACTCGCCGCGGCGTTGGGGCCGCATGAATGTGGCCCAGATGCTCGCGCATTGCGCCTTCGGCGTCGAGGATGCCTGCGGCGCCCGGCCCGTGAAGCAGGTCTTCCTCGGAAAACTGGTCACGCCTTTTCTCCGCAAGCTGGTCTTCGGCCCCAAGCCCTTCCGGCGCAATTCACCCACGGATCCCCAGTACGTCATGGCCCCGACCGAGGACTTTGATTCAGCCCGCGCCCGTCTGGCCAGCGCCATTGATCGATTGGTTCAGCGCGGCTCGGGGAAAACCGAGGGACTGGTCCATCCCTTCTTCGGGCGCCTCACGGGTGAACAATGGGGCGTCCTCATCTACAAGCACCTGGACCATCACCTGAGGCAGTTTGGGGTGTGA
- a CDS encoding MotA/TolQ/ExbB proton channel family protein: MAVWIAPTGNEVNLLEVMLHAGPVSKMVLLILAIFSLLSWVVIIRKTLLYRNSRGTSERFRDAFKRATDWREFKQQVEKYSLSPLVGLFVAGYGEVTYQLRQVGQDGRPQLRSMEAVERSLQRASVVEMGRLERSLGGLATVAAVSPFIGLFGTVWGIIDAFRGIGATGNANLATVAPGISEALVATAIGLVAAIPALMAYNFFQGQLKQFQTELDDFSLEFISLSERNFT, encoded by the coding sequence ATGGCTGTCTGGATCGCACCCACGGGCAACGAGGTCAACCTGCTGGAGGTCATGCTCCACGCGGGGCCGGTCTCCAAGATGGTGTTGCTGATCCTGGCCATCTTCTCGCTTCTCAGCTGGGTGGTGATCATCCGGAAGACGCTGCTCTACCGGAACAGCCGCGGCACCTCTGAACGGTTCCGAGATGCCTTCAAGCGCGCCACCGACTGGCGGGAGTTCAAGCAACAGGTGGAGAAATACTCCCTGAGTCCCCTGGTGGGCCTGTTCGTGGCTGGCTATGGAGAGGTGACCTACCAGCTGCGCCAGGTGGGCCAGGATGGACGCCCCCAGCTGCGCAGCATGGAGGCGGTGGAGCGCAGCCTTCAACGGGCCAGTGTGGTGGAGATGGGGCGCCTTGAGCGGTCCCTGGGCGGATTGGCCACGGTGGCCGCCGTGAGTCCCTTCATCGGCCTCTTCGGCACCGTGTGGGGCATCATCGATGCGTTTCGCGGCATCGGTGCCACGGGCAATGCGAACCTGGCCACGGTGGCTCCCGGCATCTCCGAGGCCCTGGTGGCCACGGCCATCGGCCTGGTGGCGGCCATTCCCGCCCTCATGGCCTACAACTTCTTCCAGGGACAGCTCAAGCAGTTCCAGACCGAACTCGACGATTTCTCCCTCGAGTTCATCAGCCTTTCTGAGCGGAACTTCACCTGA
- the lpxK gene encoding tetraacyldisaccharide 4'-kinase, which yields MSILRYLAAPLAPLYGAVVRFRNRSFDDHPERAATVPIPVISVGNLSAGGTGKTPLTLFLAEGLEAAGWANAVLSRGYGGRREIDPMSVEADSDPRQTGDEPLLMARRLGTHRVVVGRKRHAAALRALSQRPETRCLLLDDGFQHRALHRDLDLLVLDGVRLWGDGRMLPLGDLREPEASAHRAHALVVTRAGRTKDRAAVEAWWERHGSGGPVFWVDFGLGALRPWGGDGPEPPEGPAFAWCGLGHPEAFYADLLLAGHRWVGSRSFADHRGPSPADLRRLQAEAHAEGATWLVCTEKDAVKLGPSHAAVLDLPLRVAEQKVVGGAPLLAWVLAQLT from the coding sequence ATGTCCATTCTGCGCTACCTGGCGGCTCCCCTGGCTCCCCTCTACGGCGCCGTGGTCCGCTTCCGCAACCGCAGCTTCGACGACCATCCCGAACGGGCCGCCACGGTGCCCATCCCGGTCATCTCCGTGGGCAACCTGAGCGCCGGGGGCACCGGCAAGACCCCCCTCACCCTCTTTCTCGCCGAAGGGCTGGAGGCCGCGGGCTGGGCCAACGCCGTGCTGTCCCGGGGCTACGGCGGACGGCGGGAGATCGACCCCATGAGCGTGGAAGCGGATTCGGATCCGCGCCAGACCGGGGACGAGCCCCTGCTCATGGCGCGGCGCCTGGGCACCCACCGTGTGGTGGTGGGCCGGAAACGTCATGCCGCCGCCCTGCGGGCCCTCTCCCAGCGGCCGGAGACGCGCTGCCTGTTGCTGGACGATGGTTTTCAACACCGAGCCTTGCATCGCGATCTGGATCTGCTGGTGCTGGATGGCGTGCGTCTGTGGGGCGATGGCCGCATGCTGCCCCTCGGCGACCTGCGGGAACCCGAGGCCAGCGCCCACCGCGCCCACGCCCTGGTGGTGACACGCGCCGGAAGAACGAAGGATCGCGCTGCCGTGGAAGCCTGGTGGGAGCGCCATGGATCGGGTGGCCCGGTTTTCTGGGTGGATTTCGGCCTCGGCGCTCTGCGCCCCTGGGGCGGTGACGGACCAGAACCCCCTGAGGGCCCGGCCTTCGCCTGGTGCGGCCTCGGCCACCCCGAAGCCTTCTATGCGGACCTGCTGCTGGCGGGCCATCGCTGGGTGGGTTCGCGCAGCTTCGCAGACCACCGGGGCCCCTCGCCCGCAGACCTGCGCAGGCTCCAGGCCGAGGCCCACGCCGAAGGGGCCACGTGGCTGGTTTGCACGGAAAAGGACGCGGTCAAGCTGGGCCCCTCCCACGCTGCCGTTTTGGACCTGCCCCTGCGGGTGGCGGAGCAAAAGGTGGTCGGCGGAGCGCCACTGCTGGCCTGGGTTCTGGCTCAACTGACCTGA
- a CDS encoding DUF3473 domain-containing protein — MGDQARRHPGLLRRIAAAGHAIALHGLTHRRAFEMDRADWRQAVRDGKTLLEDLSGSAVRGYRAPEWSLRGAAADWWQDLPELGFHYDSSRVPLAVIGTPAWPRLPHQLAEGFWELPPPVLWSGPVRMPLWGWGPRVLPFSLVRRALETLAQEDAGTPLVLHPWELDAEQPRLPGLTLGHRYTHSAGLRGYAGRLRDLWDGFQLTTLETWVEAR, encoded by the coding sequence CTGGGCGATCAGGCCCGCCGCCATCCGGGTCTGCTCCGCCGCATCGCAGCCGCGGGCCATGCCATCGCCTTGCATGGCCTCACCCACCGCCGCGCCTTCGAGATGGACCGCGCGGATTGGCGCCAGGCGGTGCGGGACGGCAAGACCCTGCTGGAGGACCTTTCGGGTTCGGCGGTGCGAGGCTACCGCGCCCCGGAATGGAGCCTGCGCGGCGCCGCCGCGGATTGGTGGCAGGATCTGCCGGAATTGGGTTTTCACTACGATTCCAGCCGCGTGCCGCTGGCGGTGATCGGAACGCCCGCCTGGCCACGCCTTCCCCATCAACTCGCCGAAGGGTTCTGGGAACTGCCGCCGCCCGTGCTCTGGTCGGGGCCTGTGCGCATGCCCCTCTGGGGCTGGGGGCCGCGGGTGCTGCCCTTCAGCCTGGTGCGCCGGGCGCTGGAAACCCTGGCTCAGGAGGATGCAGGCACGCCCCTGGTGCTGCATCCCTGGGAACTGGATGCGGAGCAGCCGAGGCTGCCCGGATTGACGCTGGGGCATCGCTACACCCACAGCGCGGGCCTGCGTGGCTACGCGGGGCGACTGCGCGATCTTTGGGATGGCTTTCAGCTCACCACCCTCGAAACCTGGGTGGAGGCCCGATGA